A genomic stretch from Dyella sp. M7H15-1 includes:
- a CDS encoding pteridine-dependent deoxygenase — protein sequence MAQASENLQVQTGLMRSPRVTYRMANPQAPLAEPGTLAAFGFGSGAPDCSDPRWLQVALECFDAPAPFELWQVDGEVICGRQDAVRWSAGGGWLFVAIELDERDFDDPETTARQAYATLRQFMQTRNERCVLRIWNYISDINDGEGDAERYRQFCDGRAAGLGDFFTNGFPAATAIGHHQRRHLLQIYLLASTEAGLAIENPRQVSAWRYPRQYGRTSPGFARAMLMPARDALAISGTAAVVGHASAHEGDLEAQLNETLTNLEALLATADMPAGFDTHSPLKAYVRHTVDAPRVRDILHQRLPGVPVLLMHGDVCRRELLVEIDGWRFV from the coding sequence ATGGCTCAGGCAAGCGAAAATCTGCAGGTCCAGACAGGCCTGATGCGCAGTCCACGCGTCACCTACCGGATGGCCAATCCACAGGCACCGCTGGCCGAACCTGGCACCCTGGCCGCCTTCGGATTTGGTTCCGGAGCGCCCGACTGTAGCGACCCACGCTGGCTGCAAGTCGCCCTCGAGTGCTTCGATGCCCCCGCTCCATTTGAGCTGTGGCAGGTAGACGGCGAAGTCATCTGCGGCCGCCAGGACGCCGTGCGCTGGTCCGCCGGTGGCGGTTGGCTGTTCGTCGCCATCGAGCTGGACGAGCGTGATTTCGACGATCCCGAAACCACCGCGCGCCAGGCTTATGCGACGCTGCGTCAATTCATGCAGACACGCAACGAACGCTGTGTGTTGCGCATCTGGAATTACATCAGCGATATCAACGATGGCGAAGGGGACGCGGAGCGCTACAGGCAGTTCTGCGACGGCCGCGCCGCAGGCCTCGGTGACTTCTTCACGAATGGTTTTCCAGCCGCCACGGCAATCGGTCATCACCAGCGCAGGCACCTGCTGCAGATCTACTTGCTGGCAAGTACTGAAGCTGGACTGGCTATCGAGAATCCACGCCAAGTGAGTGCTTGGCGCTATCCGCGTCAGTATGGCCGCACGTCACCTGGCTTTGCGCGAGCCATGCTGATGCCCGCTCGTGATGCCCTGGCAATTTCCGGCACCGCGGCCGTGGTAGGCCATGCATCGGCGCACGAAGGTGATCTGGAAGCACAGCTCAACGAGACGCTGACCAATCTGGAAGCATTGCTCGCAACGGCGGACATGCCAGCCGGCTTCGATACCCATTCACCACTCAAGGCATATGTGCGCCATACCGTCGATGCGCCACGCGTGCGCGACATCCTGCATCAACGTCTGCCGGGAGTGCCGGTGCTGCTTATGCACGGCGACGTTTGCCGTCGCGAGCTGCTGGTGGAAATCGACGGCTGGCGCTTTGTCTGA